The genomic region CCCGGACCTACCCCTGTCCGAGCACCTGGTCGAGGTCGTAGCCGGTGACCTCGTCGAGCTGCTCGTAGCCGCAGGAGGTGGGGTCCCGGTCGTCGCGCCAGCGCTTGAAGTGCGCGGTGTGGCGGAAGCGGCGCCCCTCCATGTGGTCGTACTTGACCTCCAGCACCCGCTCGGGGCGCAGCGGCACGAACGAGAGGTCCTTGCCGGCGCTCCAGCGGCTCTGGGTGCCCGGCACCCGGTCGGGGTTGGCGATCGCGCCCTCGTGCCAGCGCGCCCACGGGTGCTCCTCGATCGGGCAGGCCAGCTCGGAGAGCTCGTCCCACAGCTCGGCGCGTCGCTTCTCGGTGAAGCTGGCGCTGACGCCGATGTGCTGCAGCACCGGCCCGTCGTCGCCCTCGCTCCACAGCCCCAGCAGCAGGCTGCCGAGCAGCGGCCGCTCCGGCGTGGAGGTCTTGTGCTCGCGCATGCCGGCCAGCACCACGTCGGCGGTGCGCTCGTGCTTGATCTTCAGCATCGTGCGCGCGTTCTCGACGTACGCCGCCCCGAGCGGCTTGGCCACGACGCCGTCGAGCCCGGCACCCTCGAACTGCTCCAGCCACCGCTCGGCCACGGCCGGGTCGGTCGTGGTGCGGGTCAGGTGGCACGGCCCGGCGGCCCCGGGGTCGGAGAGGTGGGCCAGGGCCTCCTCGAGCGCGGCGCGGCGCTCGGCGAAGGGCCGGTCGACGTAGGACTCGCCGCCCAGGGCGAGCAGGTCGAAGGCCACGAAGCCGGCCGGTGTCTTCTCCGAGAGCATGTCGACGCGGGAGGCGGCGGGGTGGATGCGCTCCTGCAGCACCTCGAACTCCAGGCGCTGGCCGCCGTCGGGCGTCGGGAGCGCCACGAACACCTCGCCGTCGAGCACGCAGCGCTCGGGCAGCTGCTCGCGCGCCGCCGTGACGAGCTCGGGGAAGTAGCGGGTCAGCGGCTTGGTGTTGCGGCTGGTCAGCTCGACCTCGTCGCCGTCCTTGAACACCAGGCAGCGGAAGCCGTCCCACTTGGGCTCGAAGGACAGCCCGCCGTGCTTCTCGGGGTCGGGCACGCCCTTGACGGACTTGGCGAGCATCGGCCGCACCGGCGGCATCACGGGCAGGTCCACGCGATCGACCCTAGACCCGACCACCCCCACCCGTCGGGCCACGAGGACCCTAGGGTGGTGTCCTCATTCCCCGGTTGGTCTGCCGGCAGGGCCCGCCTGACTTTGAATCAGGACTAGCGACGTAGGTTCGACTCCTACCCGGGGAGCTCAGCTCGCAGGCTCCGGGTCAGCCCCGCGAGATCACCGCGTGCGTGCCGATGGCGCGGGCGATGACGTGACCGCCCTGGGTGATCTCGCCCTGGGTCGTGCAGATCCGCCCGCCCCTGCTCGTGCAGGTCGCGGTGCACACCAGCGGCTCCCCGGCCACCCCGGCCCGCACGAACTGCGAGCTCAGCTGCACGTGCGGCGCGATCATGCCCTCGGGTCCGGCGGCGTGGACCGCCCAGCCGGTGGCGCTGTCGAGCAGGGCGCTGAGGTAGCCGCCGTGCAGGATGCCGCCGCCGTTGAGGTGCTCGGGGCCGGGGTCGGCCTCCACGACGGCGCCCTCGGGGTCGGCGCGCACCACCCGGAACCCGAGGTGCGCCGAGAACGGTCCGGGGTCTCCCACAGCGGTCATGGGCACACCGTAGGGGGCCACCACCGGGCATGTGCGGGGAGCCCGCCCGGGCCGGGGCGAGGACCGGCGACGTAGGTTCGACCCCGACCCGGGGCCCTCGCGCCCCGACCCCCGCCCCTCCGATGTGGAGAAGCCCGTGCTCCGACGCTCGCGTCCCCTGGCCGCCCTGTGCGCCGTCGTCCTGCTGTCCGGCCTGGCGGCCTGCGGCTCCGAGTCCGACTCCGCCGACGAGGCGACCGGCTCGTCCGGCTCCTCCGGGGGCCCTGAGGAGGTCAGCTTCACCGGCGAGGTGGGCGAGAGCCTCACCGCCGAGTGGAGCGGGGCCATCGAGCAGCCGGAGGAGACCACGGTCGAGACCCTGGTCGAGGGAGACGGCGAGGAGATCGCCGAGGGCGCCACGGTGAGCACCTACGTGTACGTCGGCAACGGCAGCACGCAGGAGGACGTCTTCAGCGACTACGACAACGGCGCGCCGGAGTCGATCCCCAACGACGAGCAGGTCGGCGAGGTCTTCCTCGAGATGATGGACGGCGCGACGTACGGCTCGCGGGTCGTGGCGGTCACCACGCCCACCGACCTGCTGGGCCCGGGCGCCGAGAGCAACTCCCTCGGGCTGGGCGCCGACGACAGCGTGGTGGTCGTGATGGACCTGGTGGAGGAGCAGGAGGTCGCGCCGACGCCGTCGAGCGACCAGGCCGAGGACGCCGCGCCCGACAGCCAGCCCAGCGTGGTCAGCGAGGGCGGCGACCCCGTCGGCCTCGACTTCGAGGGCATCGACGAGCCCGCGCTCGACACCCCCGTGCAGCGGGTCGTGCTCGAGGAGGGCGACGGGGCGAAGGTGAAGGCCTCCGACACCGTCACCGTCGACTACCTCGGCGCGACGTACGACGCCGACGCGCCGTTCGACGAGAGCTACTCGCGCGGCGAGCCGCTCGTCTCTCCGCTCAGCGGACTGATCCCCGGGTGGAGCATCGGCCTCGACGGCGTGCCGGTCGGCAGCCGGGTGCTGCTGCAGATCCCGCCGGCCTACGGCTACGGCACGCAGGGCAGCCCGCCCAACATCCCCGGCAATGCGACCCTGTGGTTCCTCATCGACGTGGTCGAGGCCGAGTAGCCCCACCGCGACCGGTCGGACCCGTTGGCTTAGGGTCACCTAATATGAGCGCGACCACCCCCGACCGGCCGTTGCAGGCGCTGTGGCAGCGCCACCGCGCCTACCGGCGCCGCTTCGTCCTGGCCGTCGTCATGTCGACGCTCAACAAGGTCGCCGACGTGGTGCCCGAGCTGCTGATCGGCGCGGCGGTCGACGTCGTCGTGCGCGGCGACGACTCCCTGGTGGGCGCGGTGCTGGGGGTGGAGTCGCGCTACGCGCAGCTGGGATGGCTGGCCGCGATCAACGTCGTGGTCTGGATCGTCGAGTCGGCCTCGCAGTACGCCGCCGACGTGCTGTGGCGGGGCCTGGCCCAGGGCGTCGAGCACGACCTGCGCGTCGAGGCCTACGACCACGCCCAGCACCTCGACATGTCGTGGCACGAGTCGCGCTCGAGCGGTTCGACCCTGGCCACCCTCAACGACGACGTCAACCAGCTCGAGCGCTTCCTCGACGTCGGCGCGCCCGCGATCCTGCAGACGGTGCTCAACGTGCTGCTCGTCGGCGCGGTCTTCGCGGCCTCGTCGTGGACGCTGCTGCTGCTGGCCTTCACCCCCATCCCGGTGATCGTGGTCGGCTCGCTGGTCTTCCAGCGCCGGCTCGAGCCGCTCTACGCCCGG from Nocardioides salarius harbors:
- a CDS encoding ATP-dependent DNA ligase encodes the protein MDLPVMPPVRPMLAKSVKGVPDPEKHGGLSFEPKWDGFRCLVFKDGDEVELTSRNTKPLTRYFPELVTAAREQLPERCVLDGEVFVALPTPDGGQRLEFEVLQERIHPAASRVDMLSEKTPAGFVAFDLLALGGESYVDRPFAERRAALEEALAHLSDPGAAGPCHLTRTTTDPAVAERWLEQFEGAGLDGVVAKPLGAAYVENARTMLKIKHERTADVVLAGMREHKTSTPERPLLGSLLLGLWSEGDDGPVLQHIGVSASFTEKRRAELWDELSELACPIEEHPWARWHEGAIANPDRVPGTQSRWSAGKDLSFVPLRPERVLEVKYDHMEGRRFRHTAHFKRWRDDRDPTSCGYEQLDEVTGYDLDQVLGQG
- a CDS encoding PaaI family thioesterase, giving the protein MTAVGDPGPFSAHLGFRVVRADPEGAVVEADPGPEHLNGGGILHGGYLSALLDSATGWAVHAAGPEGMIAPHVQLSSQFVRAGVAGEPLVCTATCTSRGGRICTTQGEITQGGHVIARAIGTHAVISRG
- a CDS encoding FKBP-type peptidyl-prolyl cis-trans isomerase gives rise to the protein MLRRSRPLAALCAVVLLSGLAACGSESDSADEATGSSGSSGGPEEVSFTGEVGESLTAEWSGAIEQPEETTVETLVEGDGEEIAEGATVSTYVYVGNGSTQEDVFSDYDNGAPESIPNDEQVGEVFLEMMDGATYGSRVVAVTTPTDLLGPGAESNSLGLGADDSVVVVMDLVEEQEVAPTPSSDQAEDAAPDSQPSVVSEGGDPVGLDFEGIDEPALDTPVQRVVLEEGDGAKVKASDTVTVDYLGATYDADAPFDESYSRGEPLVSPLSGLIPGWSIGLDGVPVGSRVLLQIPPAYGYGTQGSPPNIPGNATLWFLIDVVEAE